The Agromyces sp. LHK192 genome includes a window with the following:
- a CDS encoding Rho termination factor N-terminal domain-containing protein, with protein MPGRRNASLKDPELYEELRKEGNSKEKSARISNAAAAQGRKAIGRKGGKSGDYEDWTVPELKKRAKELGLHGYSGKRKGELISALRNH; from the coding sequence ATGCCAGGACGACGGAACGCCTCACTGAAGGACCCCGAGCTGTACGAGGAGCTCCGCAAGGAGGGCAACTCGAAGGAGAAGTCCGCCCGCATCTCGAACGCGGCCGCGGCGCAGGGCCGGAAGGCCATCGGAAGGAAGGGAGGCAAGTCCGGCGACTACGAGGACTGGACGGTTCCCGAGCTCAAGAAGCGCGCCAAGGAACTCGGGCTCCACGGCTACAGCGGCAAGCGCAAGGGCGAGCTGATCTCGGCCCTCCGCAACCACTGA
- a CDS encoding DNA topoisomerase IB, which produces MPRLRRVEPYSTPGWRRIRRGTGFAYVHDDGAHAGRAERSRFAELAVPPAWTEVWIADAPNAHILAVGVDAAGRRQYLYHPAWRERQDAEKFQRMTELVRALPAARRSVARDLALDELPRERVLAAAFRTLDRGGLRVGSEESLATARSRGLTTLLVRNASIDSVDADGDAVRFRFRAKGGIAQDLLVPDPDLAVFVTVNAERSASARLYAWRDGRRYRALTAADVNDDVRERTGGDFTAKDFRTLRGTLAAATRLAELGPETTERARAAAVRDSIEAAAGALGNTPAIAKASYVDPRVIAAYETGAVLSRRGAPERALLALVEPPGASDAA; this is translated from the coding sequence ATGCCCCGGCTCAGACGGGTCGAACCGTATTCGACCCCGGGGTGGCGGCGGATCCGGCGCGGCACCGGCTTCGCGTACGTCCACGACGACGGCGCGCACGCCGGCCGCGCCGAGCGCAGCCGATTCGCCGAGCTCGCCGTGCCGCCCGCCTGGACGGAGGTCTGGATCGCGGATGCTCCGAACGCGCACATCCTCGCGGTCGGCGTCGACGCCGCCGGGCGCCGGCAGTACCTCTACCACCCCGCCTGGCGTGAACGGCAGGATGCCGAGAAGTTCCAGCGGATGACCGAGCTGGTGCGCGCCCTGCCCGCGGCGAGGCGGTCGGTCGCACGCGACCTCGCGCTCGACGAACTGCCCCGCGAGCGGGTGCTCGCCGCCGCCTTCCGCACGCTCGACCGGGGCGGGCTGCGCGTCGGCTCGGAGGAGTCGCTCGCCACGGCCCGCAGCCGCGGCCTCACCACCCTGCTCGTGCGCAACGCCTCGATCGACTCGGTCGACGCCGACGGCGACGCCGTGCGCTTCCGGTTCCGGGCGAAGGGCGGCATCGCGCAGGACCTGCTCGTGCCCGACCCCGACCTGGCGGTGTTCGTCACGGTCAACGCCGAGCGGTCGGCATCCGCTCGGCTCTATGCCTGGCGTGACGGGCGCCGGTACCGGGCGCTGACCGCGGCCGACGTGAACGACGACGTGCGCGAGCGCACCGGCGGGGACTTCACGGCGAAGGACTTCCGCACGCTGCGCGGCACGCTGGCCGCCGCGACCAGGCTCGCCGAGCTCGGTCCGGAGACGACCGAGCGGGCCCGGGCCGCCGCGGTGCGCGACTCGATCGAGGCCGCGGCCGGCGCCCTCGGCAACACCCCGGCCATCGCGAAGGCGAGCTACGTCGACCCGCGGGTGATCGCGGCGTACGAGACGGGCGCCGTGCTCAGCCGGCGAGGCGCGCCGGAGCGTGCACTGCTCGCGCTCGTCGAACCGCCCGGAGCGTCCGACGCCGCGTAG
- a CDS encoding LacI family DNA-binding transcriptional regulator codes for MSRRLADVARKVGVSEATVSRVLNGKPGVSASTRDAVLTALDVLGYERPTKLRGERARLVGLMLPELQNPIFPALAEVLGGGLAQNGFTPVLCIQTAGGISESDYVELLLHQQVSGVIFAGGAYTQGEAGHEHYERLVELKLPTVLISAPVDGLEFATVSCDDAASTEQAFGHLVQLGHRRIGILLGPRDHVPSQRKLAAAVRMAQRHGIELTDDLVVHSLYSLEAGQTAASRLIAAGATGIICASDPMALGAIRAVRRAGLRVPEDVSVIGYDDSALMNCTEPPLTTVRQPIEAMGKTVIELLMRQMSTHQPLGDEVFFAPELVVRSSTGPAPR; via the coding sequence ATGTCGAGACGGCTTGCGGATGTCGCGCGGAAGGTCGGAGTCAGCGAGGCCACGGTCTCGCGGGTCCTCAACGGCAAGCCCGGCGTCTCGGCATCCACCCGCGACGCGGTGCTGACCGCACTCGACGTGCTCGGCTACGAGCGGCCCACCAAGCTCCGCGGCGAACGGGCGCGGCTCGTCGGCCTGATGCTGCCCGAGCTGCAGAACCCGATCTTCCCGGCGCTCGCCGAGGTGCTCGGCGGCGGGCTCGCGCAGAACGGGTTCACGCCCGTGCTCTGCATCCAGACCGCCGGTGGCATCTCGGAGTCCGACTACGTCGAACTGCTGCTGCACCAGCAGGTGTCCGGCGTGATCTTCGCCGGCGGCGCGTACACGCAGGGCGAGGCGGGGCACGAGCACTACGAGCGGCTCGTCGAACTGAAGCTGCCGACGGTGCTCATCAGCGCTCCCGTCGACGGGCTCGAGTTCGCGACGGTCTCGTGCGACGACGCGGCCTCGACCGAGCAGGCGTTCGGCCACCTCGTGCAGCTCGGCCACCGGCGCATCGGTATCCTGCTGGGCCCGCGCGATCACGTGCCGTCGCAGCGCAAGCTCGCCGCCGCCGTCCGCATGGCGCAGCGGCACGGCATCGAGCTCACCGACGACCTGGTCGTGCACTCGCTGTACTCGCTCGAGGCGGGGCAGACCGCGGCGTCGCGGTTGATCGCGGCAGGTGCGACCGGCATCATCTGCGCGAGCGACCCGATGGCGCTCGGCGCGATCCGCGCCGTCCGGCGGGCGGGCCTGCGGGTGCCCGAGGACGTCTCGGTCATCGGCTACGACGACTCCGCGCTCATGAACTGCACGGAGCCGCCGTTGACCACGGTCCGCCAGCCGATCGAGGCCATGGGCAAGACCGTGATCGAGCTGCTCATGCGGCAGATGTCGACGCACCAGCCGCTCGGCGACGAGGTCTTCTTCGCGCCCGAGCTGGTCGTGCGGTCGTCGACGGGCCCCGCGCCGCGCTGA